In Vulpes lagopus strain Blue_001 chromosome 1, ASM1834538v1, whole genome shotgun sequence, a genomic segment contains:
- the KIAA0040 gene encoding uncharacterized protein KIAA0040 homolog, with translation MEKISSFFNIIWDTILTKHQEGLFNTICLGILLGLPLLVVITFLFICCHCCWSRPGKSGQQPQQNKGKKRRKKKKKAEEDLWISAQPKLLQMEKRPSLPV, from the coding sequence ATGGAGAAAATTAGCTCCTTCTTCAATATCATTTGGGACACCATCTTGACCAAACACCAAGAGGGCCTTTTCAACACCATCTGCCTGGGCATCCTCTTGGGGCTGCCACTACTAGTGGTCATCACGTTCCTCTTCATCTGTTGCCATTGCTGCTGGAGCCGGCCAGGCAAGAGTGGCCAACAGCCGCAGCAAAataaggggaagaagagaaggaagaagaagaagaaggctgaAGAAGATCTCTGGATCTCTGCACAGCCCAAGCTTCTCCAGATGGAAAAGAGGCCATCACTACCTGTCTAG